A genomic region of SAR202 cluster bacterium contains the following coding sequences:
- a CDS encoding CPBP family intramembrane metalloprotease, which translates to MYCRTCGNTNPAYAHFCIKCGSGLRPESCMSCGATLLPNANFCMSCGRAATRIAPGPAQESAGAAVAAGRWAPFTDVKARALLIMAVLATPVTITLWLGLAALTGAERDDPTVVAATVGQWVNLTLFFWIFCAVKSKRVSLRRLMGRVPPGFNWLSTIALIFAAIVFAAGMAIVAIFVLSLAFPDLARAATQDSLLGETANTRTPILYGIVLGLSLMVAAPLLEELAFRGLLLHRWTVKWGVRKALFVSTIIFGLAHLLNAPGAAFGATMAGFILAILYIKTRTLIVPMVCHFIFNGFAFSVSVISAFTDPPTAEEAGLALEQIRDAAGTGALLIAISLPFLLNFVIRNWPRATDLPPYFEAAPAAPGPEPVIAAATAPHDDDSTGATRRE; encoded by the coding sequence TTGTACTGCCGGACTTGCGGCAACACGAACCCCGCTTACGCGCACTTCTGCATCAAGTGCGGCAGCGGCCTGCGCCCCGAGTCATGCATGTCGTGCGGAGCAACCCTCCTGCCCAACGCCAACTTCTGTATGTCCTGTGGGCGCGCGGCCACGCGGATTGCCCCGGGTCCGGCGCAGGAAAGCGCCGGAGCTGCTGTAGCGGCCGGCCGGTGGGCGCCGTTCACGGATGTGAAGGCACGCGCGTTGTTGATCATGGCAGTGCTGGCGACTCCCGTTACCATCACCCTGTGGCTGGGGCTTGCCGCCCTCACAGGCGCGGAACGGGACGACCCCACGGTTGTCGCCGCGACGGTCGGCCAGTGGGTGAATCTCACTCTATTCTTCTGGATTTTCTGCGCGGTCAAGTCGAAAAGGGTGAGCCTGCGGCGACTGATGGGGCGGGTGCCTCCGGGCTTCAACTGGCTGTCCACGATCGCGCTCATCTTCGCGGCGATCGTCTTCGCCGCCGGAATGGCCATCGTCGCCATCTTCGTGCTGTCCCTTGCGTTTCCTGACCTGGCCCGCGCGGCCACTCAGGACAGTTTGCTCGGCGAGACTGCGAACACGCGCACTCCAATCCTCTACGGAATCGTCCTTGGCCTCTCACTGATGGTCGCTGCGCCTCTACTCGAAGAGCTTGCGTTCAGAGGATTGCTGCTGCACCGCTGGACGGTCAAGTGGGGCGTCAGGAAGGCCCTGTTCGTGTCGACGATTATATTCGGACTCGCCCACCTGCTTAACGCGCCCGGCGCGGCCTTCGGCGCCACGATGGCCGGATTCATCCTGGCAATCCTGTATATCAAGACCCGCACGCTGATTGTTCCCATGGTGTGCCATTTCATCTTCAACGGGTTCGCCTTCAGCGTGAGCGTCATCAGCGCTTTCACCGACCCACCCACGGCGGAAGAGGCAGGGCTTGCCCTTGAGCAGATCAGGGACGCCGCGGGCACCGGCGCGCTGCTCATAGCGATATCGCTCCCGTTTCTCCTGAATTTCGTCATCCGGAACTGGCCCAGGGCAACCGACCTGCCGCCCTACTTCGAAGCTGCGCCTGCTGCGCCAGGGCCGGAGCCGGTCATAGCCGCCGCCACGGCGCCGCACGATGATGACTCGACGGGCGCGACAAGGAGAGAGTAA
- a CDS encoding rhomboid family intramembrane serine protease, translating into MMTRRARQGESKRMFLPTSTREKYGRHRFPIVCVLLALINIIAFGYEVSLLFNEGEGWLNDFIVTFGVVPAGIMEGRGLTTLITAMFLHGGLLHIAGNMLFLLVFGDNVEDRMGPFVFILFYLGTGVLASLAHIAFDPQSTIPSIGASGAIAGVLAAYLVFYPTGKVKVFVFLGPLNLLFRPYFAVSAFIFIGFWFIMQFIYGVASFGVETAQTDGVAYWAHIGGFVAGIAIAFMYWLTPGGRRLRRATR; encoded by the coding sequence ATGATGACTCGACGGGCGCGACAAGGAGAGAGTAAGCGGATGTTCCTGCCCACCAGCACGCGGGAGAAGTACGGCCGCCACCGGTTTCCGATAGTCTGCGTGCTCCTCGCACTGATAAATATCATCGCCTTTGGGTACGAGGTGTCGCTGCTATTCAACGAGGGCGAAGGCTGGCTGAACGACTTCATAGTCACATTCGGCGTCGTTCCTGCAGGGATCATGGAAGGCCGCGGCCTGACGACCCTGATCACAGCGATGTTTCTCCACGGCGGCCTGCTGCACATCGCCGGCAATATGCTGTTCCTCCTGGTCTTCGGCGACAACGTGGAGGACCGCATGGGTCCCTTCGTATTTATCCTCTTTTACCTCGGCACCGGCGTCCTGGCCAGCCTGGCGCACATCGCGTTCGACCCGCAGTCCACCATTCCCAGCATCGGGGCCAGCGGCGCAATCGCGGGCGTGCTGGCCGCCTACCTGGTCTTCTACCCGACGGGCAAGGTCAAGGTCTTCGTCTTTCTGGGGCCGCTCAACCTCCTCTTCCGGCCTTACTTCGCCGTTTCGGCATTCATATTCATCGGCTTCTGGTTCATCATGCAATTCATCTACGGCGTGGCCTCCTTCGGCGTCGAGACGGCGCAGACGGACGGCGTAGCCTACTGGGCCCATATCGGCGGCTTCGTCGCCGGCATCGCAATCGCCTTCATGTACTGGCTCACTCCCGGCGGTCGCAGACTCCGGCGGGCGACGCGATAG
- a CDS encoding Gfo/Idh/MocA family oxidoreductase encodes MGEKKYRVGMIGVGRKGTQHARCYALNPKCEIVAAADNDKENLDLFTSRFKVPGYSDYREMLKKEKIDIVSPILPVRPNAEVVIGCTEFDVKGIFCEKPMAVSLEEADRMVNAARKRNIRLAGGDMDANLPAHTKAKEIIDSGELGEVQSITFHMGAGSEMSGGGCQLFTLMRMFASQVDVAWSIGWVSDDPWSDHDQGASGYFRFVNGVEGFITRKQNARNGFEVLCSKGVYSSDYAFSHIYKVKEGVTRPAFSDLVEIKGVLPEGNIYGTRSAAMQYDADGWKWPGDRNMASVANFVDALDAGRDPVHSGDNGRKILEMAIGLRESARRGHAPVQFPIQDRSLRIIPLNWRLDNKKPIYGHETYMKQVRGHKKD; translated from the coding sequence ATGGGAGAGAAGAAGTATCGAGTAGGCATGATCGGCGTGGGCCGCAAGGGCACCCAGCATGCCCGATGCTATGCGCTGAACCCGAAGTGCGAGATCGTTGCCGCAGCCGACAATGACAAGGAAAACCTGGACCTTTTCACGAGCAGGTTCAAGGTGCCGGGGTATTCCGATTACCGCGAGATGCTGAAGAAGGAGAAGATCGACATCGTCTCGCCGATCCTCCCGGTCCGCCCGAATGCCGAAGTCGTGATCGGCTGCACAGAGTTCGATGTCAAGGGCATCTTCTGCGAGAAGCCGATGGCCGTCAGCCTGGAAGAGGCCGACCGCATGGTAAACGCCGCGCGCAAGCGCAACATCCGCCTGGCAGGCGGCGACATGGACGCCAACCTGCCGGCGCACACGAAGGCGAAGGAGATTATCGACTCAGGCGAGCTGGGCGAGGTGCAGAGCATCACCTTCCACATGGGCGCCGGGAGTGAGATGTCCGGCGGCGGCTGCCAGTTGTTCACCCTCATGCGCATGTTCGCCAGCCAGGTGGACGTGGCATGGTCGATCGGCTGGGTGTCTGACGACCCATGGTCCGACCACGACCAGGGCGCGTCCGGCTACTTCCGCTTCGTCAACGGCGTCGAGGGCTTCATTACGCGCAAGCAGAACGCCCGCAACGGCTTCGAGGTGCTGTGCTCGAAGGGTGTGTACTCCAGCGACTACGCCTTCTCGCACATCTACAAGGTCAAGGAGGGCGTTACGCGGCCTGCATTCTCCGACCTCGTCGAGATCAAGGGCGTTCTGCCCGAGGGCAATATCTACGGCACCCGTTCCGCCGCGATGCAGTACGACGCCGACGGCTGGAAGTGGCCCGGCGACCGCAACATGGCGAGCGTCGCCAATTTCGTCGACGCGCTCGACGCGGGCAGGGACCCTGTGCACAGCGGCGACAACGGCCGCAAGATCCTGGAGATGGCGATCGGCCTGCGCGAGTCCGCCCGCAGGGGCCACGCGCCGGTGCAGTTCCCCATCCAGGACCGCAGCCTGCGCATCATCCCGCTCAACTGGCGCCTCGACAACAAGAAGCCCATCTACGGCCACGAGACGTATATGAAGCAGGTCCGAGGGCACAAGAAGGACTAG
- a CDS encoding response regulator transcription factor has protein sequence MQSTRNAQLKIVIVDDEWKSSIVSSVRKRLDQEGWKTHVVAPDGGLSIGEEFQAAALYTIEEVRPDGVILDVRFGEQMDDRFKGLSILRKILERFPGLPVLMYTQYAQGPERETAVRGSLNWDAPVDFIDKLASPEEVVLRMRRLFGSTPEIISIGGRLSLDARAKIVYVVIGDELRPVEDIIGMKFEILRELAATWYRSPGELVQFSRLERYSEGEDARASLRVRIREIKDAIGNALGVHFGASDLIINVRDRGYRLIPPKS, from the coding sequence TTGCAGAGCACTCGAAACGCGCAGCTGAAGATCGTGATCGTGGACGACGAATGGAAGTCGTCTATAGTGAGCTCTGTCCGCAAGAGGCTGGACCAGGAGGGATGGAAGACGCACGTTGTTGCGCCGGATGGGGGGCTGTCGATCGGGGAGGAGTTCCAGGCCGCCGCCCTCTACACCATCGAAGAGGTGAGGCCGGACGGCGTGATCCTGGACGTACGGTTCGGCGAGCAAATGGATGACCGCTTCAAGGGGCTATCCATCCTGCGAAAGATACTCGAGCGGTTTCCGGGACTACCCGTACTGATGTACACGCAGTATGCCCAGGGGCCGGAGCGGGAGACCGCAGTGCGCGGCTCGCTCAACTGGGACGCGCCGGTCGACTTCATCGACAAGCTCGCCAGCCCCGAAGAGGTGGTGCTGAGAATGCGGCGCCTGTTCGGCAGCACGCCGGAGATTATCTCTATAGGCGGGAGGCTCTCGCTGGATGCCCGGGCGAAGATTGTGTACGTGGTGATAGGCGATGAGCTCCGCCCCGTTGAAGACATCATAGGGATGAAGTTTGAGATTCTGAGGGAACTCGCCGCGACGTGGTACCGGAGCCCAGGGGAGCTAGTGCAGTTCAGCCGGCTGGAAAGGTACTCGGAAGGCGAAGACGCCAGGGCCTCCCTGCGGGTACGTATACGTGAGATCAAGGATGCAATAGGAAACGCCCT